gtatattttttaaaataccatgtgttgtaaccatcaagtaaaaagtaataatattttcctTACACTCTGAATATACACAAAATGCATGTGaaagtgtaaatatttttcaagatgaaaattattttttataaatataataaataatataattatgttttaagaCTTTGTTTAGGGgacaaatgtttttcaaatatgaaTAAGCATTGAAGCagttgtgctatttttttttttaaactaacaaaacattgcgtttttttaacaataattattttttttacattttattttcaagaacCGTTATGTTTTTCTTCATTGTGATAGGACAGCTGCATCaccctgattttttatttaatttttaattcaataaatctaataaatataatgttcacTCACCCAGAGGCAGGTTGTGATTTCTGAAGGCATTGCCCAGTGCGTAGCAGGCGTTCCAGCGCACTTTCATGGTTGCTTCTCCTCTAACTGTATCTATCAGTGCCCTCATGGCCTCCTGCAGGGGCTGCTCAAACACAGGCTTTCCCAGGTGCACCGGCTGCAGGAAGTGAACCAGATTTCCAAGTGCACGGACAGCGTTGCTTTTTACCTGCAACACATGAATCCCTTATCAAGCTTCGAGTTCATTACCTCTTCATACATTATGAAAAGTCGGCTTTTGTTAATGCACCACTATTCAAATTCTGACCGATAAGCTGAACCATTTTAATGTTATAGCCAAAAACACCTTATATGGATAGATGAACAAGAAACTGAAAtgtgttaattataattattaaaggtCTATTTTCAAATGATGACTTTAAACCTTTCTTTATGCATGAACACAGATTTACACAGCTTCTCTTAAAGGGAAAGTGTTATTACTGAAAACAAACTTTTCAAGAAATGGTGCTTATAAAAGGTTTAATCAGGTTAACACATCTTGAAAAGACAGTAATGtccattgttaaatattaaaaacattgaataatTAATATCCAGTgtcaactgataataataattacaataaatacactttaagctaaatatacactactgatgaaaagtttagggtcagaaagattttgaaaggaattatttttttttttcatgaaggatgcattcatttacatttaataaagacagttataatgtccaaaaaatatctcatataaatgctgttcatttaaaaattttatttatcaagaactaaaaaaaaaaaaaaaaaaaaaaaggttcaaagtTTCCGaatggtaataataaaaaaagaaaatgtaagtaaCAGTATAATTtcatcaataaaattaaatatgactttGTTTACTGGTAACATTTTGGCTTTGATGGGTGATACGTTTCGTGATCTTATCTGCccttattttttaacaaacaactTATTCTCTCCAACAGTGGTATGTATCAGGAATTCCTAGCCCGAAATCTCAGATGTTTGCATTATTTCGCACAGTGAATAAACTTTTTACAAGTTTCAAGgaggaatacattttatttagcagCTTTAGAAACCTTTTGAAGATGCTTTGAACACATCATGTAAAAGTACATGTAAAAGGCTTCTGGCAtcagtaacaaaaaaaagaaatacccACCCTGTCTTTATCTCCTGAAGCTTTAGTGGCAGATCTCAGCATGTTCAGAAGCAGCATATCAGAGAACTCCTCCTGAAACTCCAACCCCACTGACTGCCTGAGGACAACAGATGAGCAAAGGAAAACCATCAGTATAACTACATCAATGTAACACACAGATGTGGTCAGTTGTCTTTCTCACATGTTGACAATGAGCGTGTCCGTGAGGTTGCCGAGTGACCAGGCTGCCTTTGCACGAACGTTGGGTGAGCGGTCATCCAGAGCAGTGAGGATGGCATTAGCCGTGTCTGCCACAAACATCACATCCTGgggttgtaaaaaaataaataaaaagaagcaaaatTAGTAAAGTTAAAATCAGTGCAGAGTACTTTTCTAGGTGGATGAAGGTGAATTTActactatatataaatgaaaatgaatataaaattaaataaaaaaatttaattctaaattatattCTTAAATCTTTAAACACTCTTTAGAAATTAAAAGTGTGAAGCTCTTTCAATATATGAGAAGGCTGATCCTGTACCTCTCTCAGGCAGGGAAAGAGGATGTATACTCCTAGAGCTCTCACTGCTGCTGCCTTTACCAATGCGTTTTCACTGTACGTCAGTCCCAGCAGTATTGTGATACACAGCACTTGCGTCTTATTCTGCAGATagtgatatacatatatataaatatattaagactATCATGTGGAAACTCAAGAGGTCAAACACACTTACGGGCAGCTGGCTGAAAGCTTGTGGTAAGATGGAGGAGAGGGTGTCACATGCGCTGGTCTGTAGGGTGGGATGCTGCTCGTTCTGTAAGGCACTGATCATTGGAGCAGCCAAGACCTCTGACCAGAACTCAACCACCTGAAAAGGGCAAAAGACCAGCATTACATCAATATCATGATCTTTGAATTTAGTTTTGTACCACGTCACATACACCATTTGTTTTTTTACCTGACACACTGGCACACATTTGGCACTTGGAGTGGTGTTGGCATCAGCTCTGTACTGCTGGATAATCCCTGTTCCCAGTTCTTCCAGAAGCGTAAAATACACAGAAAtggtcaaacaaaaaaaacaacaaacaatatttaacaggtaaaaaaaaaaaattggacatcGATTTTGTCTagggaaataaatattttgatttaactgcataaataataatgtaaaaaaaaaaaattggacataacatgaaaattgaaaatataaaaaataataataagaatttaaaagaagaaaaaaaaagatactttaaaagaataagaAGAATGATTCTAGTAATTTAATTATCTTGTGATCTTCAATTAACAAAAGTTGCTTTCTCGTCATCAGCACGGCTTAAATTACCTTGTGATCTTGACCTAATCAGAAGACTGCATCAAGTAACTTAATTATCTTGTGATCTTGAAGTAACAAAAGTTTTCTCATCATCACGACTTAATATTTTCTCGTGATCTTGTGTTAAGTAAAGTTGTTTTacagtatacaacaccccatcagttacaTTCATttctatagtgccacctgttggcgCAGTTGTGTAACTTAgagaacaacttttgttatgtcgagattatgagaaaattaagtcgtgatGATGAGAAAACAACGTTCGTTATGTCGAGATTacaagaaaattaagttgtgatgATGAGAAAACTTTTGTTACGTCAAGATCACAAGATAATTAAGTCGTGATGACGAGAAAGCAACTTTTGTTATGTCAAGATCACGAGAAAATATCAAGTTgtgaaaaaacaagaaagaaaaaaaagatttataatcCATGGCCTCTTAGGACTTTCGTAGAAAGACACATTTCTTGGAGAACCTGAATTTTCATTGCGAACATGCCTTAAAgtttagtgatttgaacaaaatCCCATGTTTACCATAGCAAGCACCAATAAGACAAGAAATGACAAAGACATAAAGATCCAATACTTTAGTGCCATGAAGTTGCACAGAAGGCTCTTGCTCTTTGAGACAGCGAGTACTGAGTTGCCCCAACTCCAACAGAGACGTCTGAACCAATGAGAAGTAACCCTTCACCAGATGAGCCAAAACCTGAAATAAACCACATACAAATAattaaagacaaacatttcacgATGAGCAAATGCTGGGGCTGCATCTTCACAAACAGACCACTCACCTGCAGGGCTTCAAGTCGGATGGGTAAAGGTTCCAGCGACGCTCCACTAGACCCGCCGGCGTCACTATCTGAGTACGGTTCCTCACGAGGCTGAGTGACCAGGCTCACGCACAGCTGCAACATCCAGCACGGCCCCTCCGGATCCCCCTCTACTCCTCCTCCAGGAGACGAGGCTTCTCCGTCTCTCCGAGTGGGAAGTCTCCAGTTGTGAGAGAGCTCCTGTGGGGTGCTGATGCCGGGGGTGCTGAGGGCAGATGTGGACCCGGGCTGCTGGAGAAGGAGCTGGATCTCTGGGAGGGGGGCTTGTGTTGAGACTAATGCACCGAAGAGGGTCAGACTGGACACACGGACGTTCACATCTACCACGGGAGGAGGGGACAGAATGGTGAATGCTCGACTTGGCTgaatttttggtcatttttttttagaccaaGTATTCAACATCTGGACAGTTTTAATAGTAAAACTTGTAATAGTACCTCTGTGGCGCACATATGGACGGATCTGTTTCCACAGTGGGCTCAACAGGCCCGGTCTGAGACGATTATAGGGCACATTGGACACCAGGTGGGCAAGGCACTgaaagacaaaacacaaatggTGTTCACAAACTCATTGGACCAGATTTACAAACAGCTTGAACCAACGCAAACCCTCTTTTGGTATTCAAAAAAATTACTGTCAGGATTTATTAAATGCACACAGTGAAAAATTAGCGTTGAAAAGATGTGGACATCTGATATTATTGCAAATGCATTtataggagtttccctttcagatgcaaattTATGGGAGgatagtatttaaatgaatcatgcaacatGACTTACGGTTTGCGATAGTGAATTTGCTGCAATTTAAAATTGCATAGGTTAGTTCTCAGAAAAGATGTAGCTTTATTCTGAGGCCACTGCAtgtgttatttataattttataaattattattatagattatagaaataatttaattacagaaattatggtattattagtagtatttattttgaatttgcttttattgttaaatttggttttaattcTAGTTTAACTAAGTAATATTAtgatcttttgtcatttttattcattttagctttttcatataatttagaaTCATGGCtaaatttattgttaaatttggaaaaaaaagctttttcatataatatgtatgtatatatataaaaataaattaacaacatttttatattttatatttaagtttttttttaaactgatatgtactaaaactaaatctgGACTATGCTTGAGAGATTTTGGACTATGGCATAAGggacataaaatttatttttgttcttctaaaatatttctatgcttaaatatgaaatgtttgttttaatttttgttgtagttttagtaactttagttTATCACCTAAACAAAGGgaatatttccaatatttttaGGTTAGGttattcatgtaatatttttattttttatttatttatccttatttcagtaacaaaaatatatttttaatagttttagttgtagtaaaTGATAAGAACactggtgtgagtgtgtgttctaTTACCTTTAAGACCTGTGTGAGGGTTTGACAGGACGACTCCGCTACGAGTGCTAGCAGCAAGCAGCGGTGCAGCTCTCTGACACTGGCAGCTAATGTGGCCGAAAAGGGAGTGAAGGCTTGGCGGGGTGCACTGGTGTCTTCAGCGGTGGAGAGGAACTGGCGGGAACCTTCTAGAAGAGCAGACAGAACCTGCAGAGAGCCTGCCCGTACTTGGAGCAAATGTTGTACGTCAAATGTCAAAATAGGCCATATTAAGCTCATGTCAGAAACTAAATGGCCAACAGTGGACTTGTGTTTTACCTTTGGGGAGGGGTCCTTTAGGGCAATGGTCAGGAGGGTAAGAGGAGGAGGCCCTCCAATCCCAGGAGCATCTGGAACGAAGGAAGACCAGTAGCCATAGAGGATTCGTTTCTCAACACACTTGACCACAGCCAGGAAGCACTGAAGCGCACTCTGCCGCACACGTGCTTGATACAGCCTAGACAAGACAgtagacaaaacaaaacacatttatatttaaagcaaTGACAACAAAGTGCAATCATGTCTcattacaaaaacagaaaactagATTAGCTAATTAACTTCTTATGAATagattagttatttttattgttttgctacaaaagataattattttattgttcaaCAACCAAtcatacttaaagggttactccacaaccaaaatgaaatttttgcggatgcgctgttttcattcaaatcaaagcgtaaatatatgaagaaaacaaaaaaaattgcgaCTGGATGCATCAGCGTATGTTGTGGCTGACACATTCAAATAGCATATGTAGAAAATGCATCCTTATTGCTGACACTTCAGCGgattcagcggatattctccaaaatggtgctaaggtgatgcggagagacacagaggagacgaattgttgaataaagtcattatttttgctttcttcgcatacaaaattattcttgtcacttcataacgttacggttgaatcactgctggcagatggactattctgacgatgcttttcacattcctggaccttgacagtgtaacttacttgtaACTTActagtctatggaacagtcacaagcctctcggttttcatccaaaatattttaaattgagttccgaagacgaacaaagattttgcggctttggaatgacatgggggcaagtgattaatgacaacattttccttttggggtggagcatccctttgAGTAATAAGTTACAgaaatgttaatgtaattaattttaaactggacattaatcaataataattaccAATCAACAACAAtattcataataacaataattattattattgttatttattgtacAATCTAgcataatcattaaatattcaaaatgaataggtttattgttgtaatataaatacaattactaTTTAATTATGATTACTATTAAAGTTGTGCAAGAGAAATACAGTAATTGGACACTTAAggcatgcaaaaaaacaacaatagtaaatattaataatattgatgaTCTATTAATTacgaaacattaaaatatgcataaatcaaattataatttagtgcacaaaataaaatagcataaccataaaaaaaattcataatgcaTAGGTTTTTGTTGTTCTAATATAATTACGATTTATcctattcatatattcattcCTTCATTATATAACTACAACTGCAGTTGTGTCAGAGCAGAAACAGTATCAGTTACTGAACACTTATGCAAAAATTGAATAActgatatttcataattataattcataatctaaattattaataattattaaacattcattaaaacataTGCATTGTTAAGTaaattacttataataataataataataataataataataataataataataatattaaaaatgcatgtgtttttattgtagcaaaaacattatttagttaATCATATCAAAGCAGAAATTAAACAAGCAAGCAAATAAGATCAGCATATCTGTTATTggacaattaaacaaaaaataataaatattagtcaaaaaaaaaaaaaaaataacttgatcTCTACATAACATGTAAAAATACAtctatgcatatttttatatggAGATTTTTCTAGGTCATTTACCACCTGTCAATGTTTTGTTTGACCTAATAATGTAAGAGAGCTTTCCTGGCATTAATAGTCTAATAGTCAAACCTAAGTTTAGTTTGCATTCCTCCCTCAGGGTCGGAGAATTCAGAGTCAGAGCTCCCTTTCTTCCAGGAAGGGTAGAGTTGCGGAGTCACTCCTGACGGGGACGTCACACTAGCGGACTGCGAGCCAAGAGACCAACCACTCTGATCCACTCCACTTCCCCCAGTTTTAAGATGCCCAGAGGTGtggtcatcatcatcattctttCCCTCAGCTCCAGCTTTCTTCCCTTTCCCACGAGACTTGCGCTTCTTGTTCTGTTGAGACTAAAGCGGAATTATGAGGGTTTTCTTCCTCTGGAGATAATACAATTATAGCCTTGATTTTACAACATCCTTTATACTTGTGTTTCTAACACATGTACACTCATATGAAACCTTTTGGCCACCTACCCCAGCCGTTTTTTTCTGTGCAGCTGAGTCTTGTGAAAGTTCAGGTTTTGCAGCAGGAATAGTCTCATACTGAGGGAGAGGAGCTGGGTACAACACCTGTGGCATTTCCACACTTATTCCCGGCAGCCCGTAGAACATGAATCTCTGCCAAGGACACAATGAGACAATGACCAATTATCATAATGCTATTATATCAACTTCATTTTTGAACTGTAAAACCAATCTGTAAATCTACAGCTATAAAAACAAGAACAGAACAGTATGGATACTTTGAGCAGAGCCAATAAGGTGCCCAGATCCTGGGTCGAAACGGCTTTCCATTTTCCACCATTGAGAAAATACTGCGTTCCCTTCAGAGCACTCTGCAATAACTGAAACGCAAGCAATGAGAAACTTTTACAGTACATAAAAGACAATGTGAATAACCAAGAGTTTGACAGTACTTCAGTAATCTTAAttaaaaggaacagttcacccaaaaatgctgaaatttgctgaaaatgcagtgaatgggtgccgtcagaatgagagtccaaacagctgattaaaacatcacaagtaatccacatgaccccattcactttacaagacgttaactgatggactgaagtcatgttgattactttgatgtttttatcagctgttcggacacattcactgcagaggattcaatGGTAAGCGAGTGATGCAATGCTTAATTTCTCAaaacctgttctgatgaagaaacaaactcatctacacattggatggcctgagggtgaatacgtTTTCAAagatgttcatttttaggtgaacgaTTACtttaaggtgcggtcacatttaccgTTGCTATGAGAAAACTCATGGGTCATTTCAACAGGAATCTGTACGATTGGGAATTTCACATGAGGGCGAAAACGTTCCCCATGCAAATTTCACTTAAGTTGGTCATGCAAATTCACGCTGAGCAACAGAAAGTTACTTGGTTTGAAAACTGGGCTTAATACATTGCCACACTCATGACAACAGAAATTGGACATTGGCAAACTTTCGTTAACGTGACCTCACCTTGACTTATGGTAGCATCGGTAGATAAACATGCAGTACTGACTGTACAGAAGACAATGTCCTCCACATCAGGTGGTTTGGGGGACTGTAGTGTCCGCAGGAGGATTCCATAGCATACACCTTTATATGGCTCCTCTAAATACGGCTGACCAGGAAcactaatacacaaaaaaaaacctgacatttAACTCTAAAGTGCCATTCTCATCAAGGACgatgacattttaattatccTTCTAATTCTATAATAGATAAGTCCACAACAAGATCATAAcaataatgacacagaggaaaaatatcattggaatcactttttttttttgtgtgttgtgtgtgtgtgtgtgatcactttttttttttaaatggaatgttACAGCCCTGTGAAGTGGCCCAGcgctaatatagttatatttatagttatctttTTTAATATGAACAGGCCGTAACACTGCTAAATAGTTTCTTTGcttttatcaattttattaataGTCAAATCTTATAGCTAGTTGAAAACAATTATAAGGAACGGATGCTGGAAATATTTGGTATCACATCAGTGTGCTACAAGTCACAcgataaatcaaatcaataagtGTTCTAAAATCGACCCAAAACATATTTTGATTTCCTCAGACTGGAGAGAATCATAGTctggaggttaaaaaaaaaacatacattcaatCATACATTATgaaattttctgtgaaatctgttaaATCCGACTGCAGACTGACTCTAGCAAATCAGGGAATAGATCTGGGCAAAAGTGGCATAGTGTATTTAAGCCTTTAGTTTGACTTCTAAATTTTAAATAGATATTAAACAGCAGCCAGTTATGGAGAACTGATTCATGACATGATTGGACGTGGCTCACCTGAGACATAGATTAGCTAAGCAATGCACAGCAGAACGACGCAACTCTATGTCGGGCTGGCTGGGGTCACCGTAGTTTACCAGAATACCACTCAGTCCAAGGAGCTCCGGAAGATGCTGCATGGCCAGGATTCAAAATTAAGAGGATTAGATTATAAAGAGCATAAAAAAGTGGGAGTTGCCAGATCTGGGATTCTTACTCTGTGACACCTGGATCCATTGCCATACACTAGTGATGAGAG
This window of the Cyprinus carpio isolate SPL01 chromosome A21, ASM1834038v1, whole genome shotgun sequence genome carries:
- the LOC109109185 gene encoding HEAT repeat-containing protein 6 isoform X2, which codes for MAGKVTFFESSLSFPSSRNTEGAESASADTPRFVPLPKAQHELDGSAQAQDQISRCCNKLRSLRASDSATLKTELNSLFDQLISENYNSGNHDNIHPEVVCEMLMHASRLVPLSQEHLIIKLSQLIHQLLNQLQVIVDEHALDVLVSYCTRALRTCSSWTHPEVLLALSSLVYGNGSRCHRHLPELLGLSGILVNYGDPSQPDIELRRSAVHCLANLCLSVPGQPYLEEPYKGVCYGILLRTLQSPKPPDVEDIVFCTLLQSALKGTQYFLNGGKWKAVSTQDLGTLLALLKRFMFYGLPGISVEMPQVLYPAPLPQYETIPAAKPELSQDSAAQKKTAGNKKRKSRGKGKKAGAEGKNDDDDHTSGHLKTGGSGVDQSGWSLGSQSASVTSPSGVTPQLYPSWKKGSSDSEFSDPEGGMQTKLRLYQARVRQSALQCFLAVVKCVEKRILYGYWSSFVPDAPGIGGPPPLTLLTIALKDPSPKVRAGSLQVLSALLEGSRQFLSTAEDTSAPRQAFTPFSATLAASVRELHRCLLLALVAESSCQTLTQVLKCLAHLVSNVPYNRLRPGLLSPLWKQIRPYVRHRDVNVRVSSLTLFGALVSTQAPLPEIQLLLQQPGSTSALSTPGISTPQELSHNWRLPTRRDGEASSPGGGVEGDPEGPCWMLQLCVSLVTQPREEPYSDSDAGGSSGASLEPLPIRLEALQVLAHLVKGYFSLVQTSLLELGQLSTRCLKEQEPSVQLHGTKLLEELGTGIIQQYRADANTTPSAKCVPVCQVVEFWSEVLAAPMISALQNEQHPTLQTSACDTLSSILPQAFSQLPNKTQVLCITILLGLTYSENALVKAAAVRALGVYILFPCLREDVMFVADTANAILTALDDRSPNVRAKAAWSLGNLTDTLIVNMQSVGLEFQEEFSDMLLLNMLRSATKASGDKDRVKSNAVRALGNLVHFLQPVHLGKPVFEQPLQEAMRALIDTVRGEATMKVRWNACYALGNAFRNHNLPLGSADWSKEAYSALSYVVTSCKNFKVRIKSAAALSVPSTRDRYGDAQQFAQVWQALAQALEHSEEMEDFLEYRYCASLRSQLCHALLHLLTVCQPNDLPALRSSLSDQSRPVLQGFLVHYLSNKGVTLVAGVDGAAGDEAGDHAVPEDGLRALNETLTRLKGQLEEAVLDSSEDLETVVNFLEDVLRNFEEVKESDSKVFSLPLSKLPQ
- the LOC109109185 gene encoding HEAT repeat-containing protein 6 isoform X1, with the protein product MAGKVTFFESSLSFPSSRNTEGAESASADTPRFVPLPKAQHELDGSAQAQDQISRCCNKLRSLRASDSATLKTELNSLFDQLISENYNSGNHDNIHPEVVCEMLMHASRLVPLSQEHLIIKLSQLIHQLLNQLQVIVDEHALDVLVSYCTRALRTCSSWTHPEVLLALSSLVYGNGSRCHRHLPELLGLSGILVNYGDPSQPDIELRRSAVHCLANLCLSVPGQPYLEEPYKGVCYGILLRTLQSPKPPDVEDIVFCTLLQSALKGTQYFLNGGKWKAVSTQDLGTLLALLKRFMFYGLPGISVEMPQVLYPAPLPQYETIPAAKPELSQDSAAQKKTAGSQQNKKRKSRGKGKKAGAEGKNDDDDHTSGHLKTGGSGVDQSGWSLGSQSASVTSPSGVTPQLYPSWKKGSSDSEFSDPEGGMQTKLRLYQARVRQSALQCFLAVVKCVEKRILYGYWSSFVPDAPGIGGPPPLTLLTIALKDPSPKVRAGSLQVLSALLEGSRQFLSTAEDTSAPRQAFTPFSATLAASVRELHRCLLLALVAESSCQTLTQVLKCLAHLVSNVPYNRLRPGLLSPLWKQIRPYVRHRDVNVRVSSLTLFGALVSTQAPLPEIQLLLQQPGSTSALSTPGISTPQELSHNWRLPTRRDGEASSPGGGVEGDPEGPCWMLQLCVSLVTQPREEPYSDSDAGGSSGASLEPLPIRLEALQVLAHLVKGYFSLVQTSLLELGQLSTRCLKEQEPSVQLHGTKLLEELGTGIIQQYRADANTTPSAKCVPVCQVVEFWSEVLAAPMISALQNEQHPTLQTSACDTLSSILPQAFSQLPNKTQVLCITILLGLTYSENALVKAAAVRALGVYILFPCLREDVMFVADTANAILTALDDRSPNVRAKAAWSLGNLTDTLIVNMQSVGLEFQEEFSDMLLLNMLRSATKASGDKDRVKSNAVRALGNLVHFLQPVHLGKPVFEQPLQEAMRALIDTVRGEATMKVRWNACYALGNAFRNHNLPLGSADWSKEAYSALSYVVTSCKNFKVRIKSAAALSVPSTRDRYGDAQQFAQVWQALAQALEHSEEMEDFLEYRYCASLRSQLCHALLHLLTVCQPNDLPALRSSLSDQSRPVLQGFLVHYLSNKGVTLVAGVDGAAGDEAGDHAVPEDGLRALNETLTRLKGQLEEAVLDSSEDLETVVNFLEDVLRNFEEVKESDSKVFSLPLSKLPQ